One segment of Anatilimnocola aggregata DNA contains the following:
- a CDS encoding platelet-activating factor acetylhydrolase IB subunit gives MTVSRRALLLALLFAGALLPASLVGQEAKTEVKAEAKAEAKPNDAVVPVPKEGGWMMRHENFNKRVKEGKVDLLLIGDSITQGWEGAGKKVWEEFYAKRNAVNLGIGGDRTQHVLWRLDHGNIDGIKPKAAVLMIGTNNSGSNSSEQIAEGVKAIVDKLKTKLPETKILVLAVFPRGANKDDPRRKVNTAANEIIAKLADDKQVFFLDIGPKFVAEDGTLSKEIMPDLLHLNEKSYRIWADSIEGKLAQLMGEKS, from the coding sequence ATGACTGTTTCGCGCCGCGCCCTATTATTGGCCCTGCTCTTCGCAGGCGCTCTACTCCCCGCTTCGCTCGTCGGCCAAGAAGCCAAGACTGAAGTTAAGGCCGAAGCGAAAGCTGAAGCCAAGCCCAACGACGCCGTCGTTCCCGTTCCCAAAGAAGGGGGCTGGATGATGCGCCACGAGAACTTCAATAAGCGAGTCAAGGAAGGGAAAGTCGACCTGCTGCTGATCGGCGACTCCATCACCCAAGGCTGGGAAGGTGCCGGCAAGAAGGTGTGGGAAGAGTTCTATGCCAAGCGGAATGCCGTGAACCTCGGCATCGGTGGCGACCGCACCCAGCACGTCCTTTGGCGGCTCGACCACGGCAACATCGACGGCATCAAGCCGAAGGCAGCCGTCCTGATGATCGGCACCAATAACTCGGGCAGCAACAGCTCCGAACAAATTGCCGAAGGGGTGAAGGCCATTGTCGACAAGCTCAAGACCAAGCTTCCCGAGACCAAGATCCTCGTCCTGGCTGTCTTCCCGCGCGGTGCCAACAAAGACGACCCCCGCCGCAAGGTCAACACGGCTGCCAACGAGATCATCGCCAAGCTGGCCGACGACAAGCAGGTCTTCTTTCTCGACATCGGGCCCAAGTTCGTCGCCGAAGATGGCACCCTCAGCAAAGAAATCATGCCCGACCTGCTCCACCTCAACGAGAAGAGCTATCGCATCTGGGCCGATTCGATCGAAGGCAAGCTTGCCCAACTGATGGGCGAGAAGTCCTAG
- a CDS encoding 5-(carboxyamino)imidazole ribonucleotide synthase has protein sequence MSKVIQPGSTLGVLGSGQLGRMFTIAARRMGYRVHVLSPDDDTPTGQVADVEIRANYDDLDAIEKFAQGVSVVTFEFENVPSPTTTAAEKFAPVRPGGHVLHVTQNRLREKDFLRQQGIGTTPYHAIHNEQQLRDALPHTGYPAVLKTADWGYDGKGQAKIQRAEEISGLWPKFAGQESILEAFVDFSCEISVVGARGCDGDFVAYGPIHNSHRNHILDVSICPAPVSERVANEAIEITRTIFEKLDVVGVLCVEFFVTRDDRLLVNELAPRPHNSGHFGIDACVSCQFEQQVRAVCGLPLGSVRQHRPAAMVNLLGDVWQPNSPRWDQALRHPDIKLHLYGKAEPRPGRKMGHLTALADTPQAAAELALEARAALQS, from the coding sequence ATGTCCAAAGTCATTCAGCCCGGCAGTACGCTGGGGGTGTTAGGAAGCGGCCAATTGGGCCGGATGTTCACGATTGCCGCGCGGCGCATGGGCTATCGCGTCCACGTGCTGTCGCCCGACGACGACACCCCAACCGGCCAGGTGGCCGACGTCGAAATTCGGGCCAACTACGACGACCTCGATGCGATCGAGAAGTTTGCTCAAGGCGTCTCGGTGGTGACGTTCGAGTTCGAGAACGTTCCGTCTCCCACCACGACCGCCGCCGAGAAGTTCGCGCCGGTTCGTCCCGGTGGGCATGTGCTGCACGTGACGCAGAATCGCCTGCGCGAGAAAGACTTTTTGCGTCAGCAGGGAATCGGCACCACTCCCTATCACGCGATTCACAACGAGCAGCAACTGCGCGACGCGCTGCCACACACGGGTTATCCCGCGGTGCTGAAAACGGCCGACTGGGGTTACGACGGCAAGGGACAAGCCAAAATTCAGCGGGCAGAAGAGATCAGCGGGCTCTGGCCGAAATTCGCCGGGCAAGAAAGCATTCTCGAAGCGTTCGTCGATTTCTCGTGCGAGATCTCCGTCGTCGGTGCCCGGGGCTGCGATGGCGACTTCGTGGCCTATGGCCCGATTCACAATTCGCACCGCAATCACATTCTCGATGTTTCGATCTGCCCCGCGCCGGTTTCCGAACGCGTGGCGAACGAGGCGATTGAAATCACGCGCACGATCTTCGAGAAGCTTGACGTGGTCGGCGTGCTCTGCGTCGAGTTCTTCGTCACCCGCGACGATCGCCTGCTGGTGAACGAACTTGCTCCCCGGCCGCACAACAGCGGGCACTTTGGGATCGATGCCTGCGTCAGTTGCCAGTTCGAACAGCAGGTACGCGCGGTCTGCGGCCTGCCTCTCGGTTCGGTTCGTCAGCATCGCCCCGCTGCGATGGTCAATTTGCTCGGCGATGTCTGGCAGCCCAACTCTCCGCGCTGGGATCAGGCTCTGCGCCATCCCGATATCAAGCTGCACCTGTACGGCAAGGCCGAGCCCCGCCCCGGCCGCAAAATGGGGCATCTCACCGCCCTCGCCGATACTCCGCAGGCCGCGGCCGAACTGGCCCTTGAAGCCCGGGCCGCACTGCAGTCTTAA
- a CDS encoding ThiF family adenylyltransferase, whose product MTAHPADDSTIPDDLARYARQWRFAPLGKEGQRKLLAARVLIVGCGALGSVQANTLARAGVGQLRIIDRDFLELNNLQRQVLYDEDDVAAGLPKAIAAKNRLAKINSQIEIEAHVADLDHTNIETLIAGVDLLLDGTDNFETRYLLNDAAVKFNIPWVYGGCLGAEGQTLTILPGETPCLRCLMPDTPPPGSSPTCDTAGILSPIINIVASWQCCEAMKILSGHPEAISRTWTIFDLWDATIRQINLGKMDRAQCPTCSGQEYPWLNGERGSHTAVLCGRNAVQLSFPDRQNVSLEQMEAKLQPFGTVTRNRYLVRATIGSFQLTIFPDGRAVIGGTEEISEAKSLYARYIGN is encoded by the coding sequence ATGACCGCACACCCTGCTGACGATTCGACAATTCCCGACGACCTGGCCCGCTATGCGCGCCAGTGGCGGTTTGCGCCCCTGGGCAAAGAGGGGCAGCGGAAGCTGCTTGCCGCCCGGGTGTTGATTGTGGGCTGCGGCGCGCTGGGCAGCGTGCAGGCGAATACGCTGGCCCGCGCCGGGGTCGGGCAGTTGCGCATCATCGATCGCGACTTTTTGGAACTGAACAACTTGCAGCGGCAAGTCCTCTACGACGAAGACGATGTCGCGGCGGGATTGCCCAAAGCGATCGCCGCCAAGAACAGGTTGGCGAAAATCAATTCCCAAATCGAAATCGAAGCCCACGTCGCCGACCTCGATCATACGAATATCGAAACGCTGATCGCGGGTGTCGATCTGTTGCTCGATGGAACCGACAACTTCGAAACGCGCTATCTGCTCAACGATGCCGCAGTGAAGTTCAACATTCCGTGGGTCTATGGGGGCTGCCTGGGGGCCGAAGGTCAAACGCTTACTATCCTTCCTGGCGAAACCCCTTGCCTGCGGTGCTTGATGCCCGATACTCCGCCGCCGGGAAGTTCGCCGACGTGCGATACCGCGGGCATCTTGTCGCCGATCATCAACATTGTCGCTTCGTGGCAATGTTGCGAAGCAATGAAGATTCTTAGCGGGCATCCAGAAGCCATCAGCCGGACATGGACCATTTTCGACTTATGGGATGCGACGATTCGGCAGATCAATCTCGGCAAAATGGACCGCGCGCAATGCCCCACCTGCAGCGGCCAAGAATATCCCTGGCTCAACGGCGAGCGGGGAAGCCACACGGCGGTTCTGTGCGGCCGCAATGCCGTGCAACTCAGTTTTCCCGATCGACAGAACGTGTCGCTAGAGCAGATGGAAGCGAAGCTGCAGCCGTTCGGCACGGTCACTCGCAACCGCTATCTCGTGCGAGCGACCATCGGGAGTTTTCAGCTCACCATTTTTCCTGATGGTCGCGCCGTGATTGGCGGAACCGAAGAGATCTCCGAAGCGAAATCTCTCTACGCGCGCTACATCGGTAACTAA
- a CDS encoding tetratricopeptide repeat protein — protein sequence MTKIPTRAPRLDQLYHRYLDTEESAGFVQGVSEHYLLSTLERLANYGQHVSRRAAVLAISFLGDYSHNATLGRALHDHDRAVRLLADNGIRTLWLRDGSEQQQQSLQVICRLNDSQHHAEAIEAAGQLIDEAAWFAEAWNQRAIGYFATQRWEDAANDCHQTLEINPYHFGAAVGMGHCYLEMDDPFAALECFRRAVKLNPDLEDVRAQVDYLQRTLEGK from the coding sequence GTGACCAAAATTCCCACCCGCGCACCTCGACTCGATCAGTTGTACCATCGGTATCTCGATACCGAGGAATCAGCTGGTTTTGTTCAGGGAGTGTCGGAACATTACCTGCTGTCGACTCTCGAACGCCTAGCCAATTACGGTCAGCATGTTTCGCGACGTGCGGCCGTGCTCGCGATCAGTTTTCTGGGTGACTATTCGCACAATGCGACCCTCGGCCGCGCGCTGCACGATCACGATCGCGCCGTTCGTTTGCTCGCCGATAACGGCATTCGCACGCTTTGGCTGCGAGACGGCAGCGAACAGCAGCAGCAATCGTTGCAAGTGATCTGCCGCCTCAACGATTCACAGCATCATGCCGAAGCCATTGAAGCGGCCGGGCAGTTGATCGACGAGGCAGCCTGGTTCGCCGAAGCCTGGAATCAACGGGCCATCGGTTACTTCGCCACGCAGCGGTGGGAAGATGCCGCCAACGATTGTCACCAAACACTTGAGATCAATCCCTATCACTTCGGCGCTGCCGTCGGCATGGGGCACTGCTATCTCGAAATGGATGACCCCTTTGCCGCGCTCGAGTGCTTTCGCCGCGCGGTGAAGCTCAATCCCGACCTGGAAGATGTGCGGGCGCAGGTCGATTACCTGCAGCGGACACTCGAAGGAAAGTAA
- a CDS encoding STN domain-containing protein: protein MSLQRSLRGRIWRLPHLVLLVGFTTSICGGWFGSDCTDRVARAADVDWRIGLDFRKALELPLGINWGDNPAREALTNLSNNQRVAIWLDRRVDPGKKLQFESQDLPLDVTLDKLCEKYRLGRSVVGPVVYIGPPATTEKLATLAAVKRQQVGTQSAQERAKRARSAPLIIPALAEPRELMRELAQQAGATLVNPEAIPHDLWPAKMLPPLTLADRMTLILAGFDLTFETSADGSSLRIVPAPDKVDYEEKYSWRSANGSLASQLMKKFPELKIRQTTDGVVVIGKYEDHELIDRMLSGETVRTAKVVPGDKRYSLRVENQPAGAIVKRMAKELGKEMEYDPALTPKLQTKVSFNVKDVTMEDLLAAALKPLGLAIEMKEASLVVVPAKP from the coding sequence TTGTCACTTCAGCGCTCGCTTCGGGGTCGAATTTGGCGACTGCCGCACCTCGTTCTGCTGGTCGGTTTCACTACGTCGATCTGTGGCGGTTGGTTTGGCAGCGATTGCACCGATCGTGTGGCCCGCGCGGCCGACGTCGACTGGCGGATCGGTCTCGACTTTCGAAAGGCCCTGGAATTACCGCTCGGAATCAACTGGGGCGATAATCCCGCCCGCGAAGCGCTCACGAATCTTTCGAACAATCAGCGCGTCGCTATCTGGCTCGATCGCCGCGTCGATCCCGGCAAGAAATTGCAATTCGAATCGCAAGATCTTCCGCTCGATGTCACGCTGGATAAACTGTGTGAGAAATACCGGCTCGGTCGCTCGGTCGTCGGACCAGTCGTCTATATCGGCCCGCCAGCAACGACAGAGAAGCTAGCCACGCTGGCAGCCGTCAAGCGCCAGCAGGTCGGAACTCAATCGGCACAAGAGCGGGCGAAGCGGGCTCGTTCCGCACCGCTCATCATTCCGGCCTTGGCCGAACCCCGCGAACTCATGCGCGAACTCGCGCAGCAAGCTGGCGCCACGCTCGTCAATCCCGAAGCGATTCCGCACGACCTATGGCCCGCGAAGATGCTCCCGCCCCTCACGCTGGCCGATCGAATGACACTGATCCTGGCTGGTTTCGATCTCACGTTTGAAACAAGCGCCGATGGCAGCAGCCTGCGCATCGTGCCGGCGCCGGATAAGGTTGACTACGAAGAGAAGTACTCCTGGCGCAGCGCCAATGGCTCGCTGGCCTCGCAACTGATGAAGAAGTTCCCCGAGCTCAAGATTCGGCAAACAACCGATGGCGTGGTCGTCATTGGCAAGTACGAAGATCACGAACTGATCGACCGCATGCTCAGTGGCGAGACGGTGCGAACTGCCAAAGTTGTTCCCGGTGACAAACGCTATTCGCTGCGGGTGGAGAATCAGCCAGCAGGTGCCATCGTCAAACGCATGGCCAAGGAACTTGGCAAAGAGATGGAATACGATCCCGCGCTCACTCCCAAGTTGCAGACCAAAGTGAGCTTCAATGTCAAAGATGTGACGATGGAAGATCTGCTCGCGGCCGCGCTCAAGCCCCTGGGCCTCGCGATTGAAATGAAAGAGGCTTCGCTGGTGGTTGTCCCCGCGAAGCCCTGA
- a CDS encoding RNA polymerase sigma factor, with product MDNLSQPLTADELLASWVREHSAAVRGYALALVRRPDVADDVLQEVFRRAWQVRDSFRQQGQDRAFLIRIADHLVCDRARKLGWELNLDESGWQGHEPADEADPVSIAEWREAEQDLAVALEQLSAGQRRVLLMRYFGGLEFAEIAEQMSCPLNTALSHCRRGLQALRRLLVHHQP from the coding sequence ATGGACAACCTAAGCCAACCTCTCACAGCCGACGAACTGCTGGCGAGCTGGGTGCGCGAGCACTCTGCGGCTGTGCGCGGCTACGCGCTGGCCTTGGTGCGACGGCCCGACGTGGCCGACGACGTGCTTCAGGAAGTTTTTCGCCGCGCTTGGCAAGTGCGGGATAGTTTTCGGCAGCAGGGGCAGGATCGGGCCTTTTTGATTCGCATTGCGGATCATCTGGTGTGCGATCGGGCTCGCAAGCTGGGCTGGGAACTCAATCTCGACGAGTCGGGCTGGCAAGGGCATGAGCCAGCTGACGAAGCGGACCCCGTCTCCATTGCCGAGTGGCGTGAAGCAGAACAAGACCTGGCCGTTGCGCTCGAGCAGTTATCCGCCGGTCAACGGCGGGTGCTCTTGATGCGATATTTCGGTGGGCTGGAGTTTGCCGAAATTGCCGAGCAGATGTCCTGTCCGCTCAATACCGCGCTCAGTCATTGTCGCCGCGGCTTGCAAGCGCTGCGGCGATTGCTGGTGCACCATCAACCTTGA
- a CDS encoding thiolase family protein, which translates to MSGANRQAVIVDGLRTPFGRAHEQKGVFRATRADELAAHCLRALIARNNLDPQLVDDVIIGAALQLDELSLNAARQIALLAGLPVTCPAVTVNRLCGSSLQALHQAVHAIEAGAADVQIVAGVERMTGQLPPSPAVFHPQLSAVTSRAALSMGLTAEFLAQRFRISRAEQDAWALRSHQLAAAVHPVAGLLPEILPTPALSEAGTSFMATTDQGVRADTSLAALAKLPPAFLAREGTITAGNSSPRNDGAAALLVMSAERARALGYQALARVRATTVVGISPSEMGLGPVPAIAKALHQAQLSLCDLSTIELNEAFAAQTLACIRQAKLNPSLINGRGGAIAIGHPLGASGARLIISLIHSLHLSGGELGLAAMCIGMGQGIATVIERS; encoded by the coding sequence ATGAGTGGGGCAAACCGGCAAGCAGTGATTGTCGACGGACTTCGAACTCCCTTCGGCCGCGCGCATGAGCAAAAGGGAGTCTTTCGCGCGACGCGGGCGGACGAACTGGCTGCACATTGCTTGCGCGCGCTAATCGCGCGCAACAATCTCGATCCGCAACTTGTCGACGATGTCATCATCGGCGCCGCTTTGCAATTGGACGAGTTGTCGCTAAACGCCGCGCGTCAAATCGCGCTACTGGCCGGGCTGCCAGTGACTTGCCCGGCGGTGACGGTCAATCGTTTGTGCGGCAGCAGTCTGCAGGCGTTGCACCAGGCTGTGCATGCCATTGAAGCGGGTGCTGCTGATGTGCAAATCGTTGCAGGAGTGGAACGAATGACGGGGCAGTTGCCCCCGTCACCGGCCGTTTTTCATCCGCAACTCTCCGCCGTCACTTCCCGCGCTGCGCTTTCGATGGGCCTGACGGCGGAATTCCTGGCGCAGCGATTTCGAATCTCGCGCGCGGAACAAGATGCCTGGGCGCTGAGGAGTCATCAATTGGCTGCGGCAGTTCACCCGGTCGCTGGTCTATTGCCTGAGATTCTGCCGACACCTGCTTTGAGTGAAGCGGGAACGTCATTCATGGCGACCACCGATCAAGGAGTGCGGGCCGACACGAGTCTTGCCGCGCTCGCCAAATTGCCGCCAGCATTTTTGGCCCGGGAAGGTACGATCACCGCCGGCAATAGTAGCCCGCGCAATGACGGCGCTGCGGCGCTGCTTGTTATGTCGGCCGAACGGGCCCGCGCGTTGGGATACCAGGCACTGGCCCGGGTTCGCGCGACGACAGTGGTCGGCATCAGTCCAAGTGAAATGGGTCTGGGGCCAGTACCCGCGATTGCCAAAGCACTGCACCAAGCCCAGCTTTCGCTCTGCGATCTCAGCACGATTGAACTGAACGAAGCCTTCGCAGCTCAGACGCTGGCCTGTATTCGCCAGGCCAAGTTGAATCCGAGTCTCATCAACGGCCGAGGCGGGGCCATCGCCATCGGTCATCCGTTGGGTGCCAGCGGAGCGCGGTTGATAATTTCCCTGATTCACTCTCTGCATTTAAGTGGCGGCGAGTTGGGCCTGGCAGCCATGTGCATTGGCATGGGACAAGGAATCGCCACCGTGATCGAGCGAAGTTAG
- a CDS encoding 3-hydroxyacyl-CoA dehydrogenase NAD-binding domain-containing protein — protein sequence MTAGSRSITLSFPRAGVALLSFDLPGKSANVLSTEVVVELESHLHALRTMCDLHGVILTSGKPGTFIAGADIREFVGLMDQPGEQVAELCRRGHLLLGQLSDLSAVTVAAIDGVCLGGGLELALACDRRLVTTGPKTQLGLPEVKLGLIPGWGGCVRLPRLIGPAAAVEMITTGQPVSAATAVQSGLASEAVASECLLAAAIDLVEREATSKAYLADRARLRQGVLMNQTELDFLQFTTSAKLAAEAEHQPAAMTALNLIVATAHDDLTTALTAETLAFGHLFGSPASRALVHVFFLQDYNKHTQASATAVARPAQSVSVLGAGIMGIGIAAAALRAGLQVRLGDADESRLPGASAESVQEAAFDPAIKKVDPERAIALAARISTVTTDAELAASDVLIEAIIENYEIKVSVLQKLESLVPPHAILASNTSSIPISRLGSALARPDRFCGMHFFNPVKRMKLVEVIRGTQTSDETINTAIALARKLGKMPVVVTDGPGFLVNRMLSPYLNESIELLHDGHSPREIDAAAVAYGMPLGPLALYDLVGLDTAFYAGRTMYEAFPDRVRASPILPALIKRKRLGRKNNAGFFAYREGVAEPQDDPAAAEILAGYVRSENRLPLAQIQDRLLLVMLFEACRILEEGRVRDARDIDLGVIFGLGFPAFRGGILHWAQSLGGDQIMRKIEPWRERGARYEPPQLLLDWAAGKRTLTA from the coding sequence GTGACTGCTGGTTCCCGCTCGATAACGCTGTCGTTCCCGCGAGCCGGTGTGGCGCTCCTCAGCTTCGATCTGCCAGGCAAATCGGCCAACGTGCTGTCGACGGAGGTGGTCGTCGAGCTTGAGTCGCACCTGCACGCGTTGCGTACGATGTGCGACTTGCACGGAGTCATCTTAACTTCCGGCAAGCCGGGAACCTTCATCGCGGGGGCCGATATTCGAGAATTTGTGGGGCTGATGGACCAACCGGGCGAGCAGGTGGCTGAACTTTGCCGCCGCGGCCATTTACTCCTGGGGCAACTGAGCGACCTCTCTGCAGTCACCGTGGCCGCGATCGACGGCGTCTGTCTGGGGGGTGGATTAGAACTCGCGCTGGCCTGCGATCGCCGGCTGGTGACAACCGGCCCCAAGACGCAACTCGGATTGCCCGAAGTCAAGCTTGGCCTCATTCCCGGCTGGGGCGGTTGTGTGCGGTTGCCTCGACTTATCGGCCCGGCGGCCGCAGTCGAAATGATTACTACCGGCCAGCCTGTTTCTGCCGCAACAGCTGTGCAGTCCGGGCTGGCGAGTGAAGCCGTTGCCAGCGAATGCCTCTTGGCCGCCGCAATTGACCTGGTTGAGCGCGAAGCAACATCCAAAGCCTATCTGGCCGATCGCGCGCGCCTGCGTCAGGGCGTGTTGATGAATCAAACGGAACTCGACTTCCTGCAGTTCACCACGAGTGCCAAGTTGGCCGCTGAAGCCGAACACCAGCCGGCTGCAATGACAGCCCTAAACCTGATTGTCGCTACGGCTCACGACGATCTCACCACGGCCCTCACTGCGGAAACCCTCGCCTTTGGGCACTTGTTCGGTTCGCCAGCCAGTCGCGCGCTGGTGCATGTTTTCTTTTTGCAGGACTACAACAAGCACACTCAGGCCAGCGCCACAGCAGTCGCCCGACCAGCACAAAGCGTGAGTGTGCTCGGCGCGGGAATCATGGGCATCGGCATTGCTGCTGCTGCCCTGCGAGCTGGCTTGCAAGTTCGCCTCGGCGATGCCGATGAATCGCGACTTCCCGGCGCGAGTGCCGAGAGCGTGCAAGAAGCGGCCTTCGATCCGGCCATCAAGAAAGTTGATCCGGAGCGGGCGATAGCACTTGCCGCACGCATCAGCACCGTGACCACCGATGCCGAACTGGCTGCCAGCGATGTACTGATCGAAGCGATCATCGAAAACTACGAGATCAAAGTCAGTGTGCTGCAGAAATTGGAATCGCTCGTTCCGCCGCATGCGATTCTGGCCTCGAACACCTCCTCGATTCCCATTTCGCGACTCGGCAGCGCGCTCGCGCGGCCCGATCGTTTTTGTGGAATGCACTTTTTCAATCCGGTCAAGCGGATGAAACTGGTCGAAGTCATTCGCGGCACACAAACGAGCGACGAGACCATTAACACCGCGATTGCCCTCGCTCGCAAACTCGGCAAGATGCCGGTCGTGGTGACCGATGGCCCGGGCTTTCTCGTCAATCGCATGCTGTCGCCCTATCTGAACGAGTCGATCGAACTGTTGCACGATGGGCACTCGCCGCGCGAGATCGATGCTGCTGCAGTTGCCTATGGCATGCCGCTGGGCCCGCTCGCGCTGTACGACCTCGTGGGGCTCGATACCGCCTTTTATGCCGGACGCACCATGTATGAAGCGTTTCCCGACCGGGTGCGGGCTTCGCCAATCTTGCCCGCTCTCATCAAACGCAAACGGCTAGGCCGCAAGAATAACGCCGGCTTTTTTGCCTATCGCGAAGGAGTGGCCGAACCGCAAGACGATCCCGCTGCTGCGGAGATTCTTGCCGGGTATGTCCGCAGCGAGAACCGCCTCCCCCTTGCGCAGATTCAAGATCGCCTGCTGCTAGTGATGCTCTTCGAAGCTTGCCGCATTTTAGAAGAAGGACGGGTGCGCGATGCCCGCGATATCGACCTGGGCGTAATCTTCGGCCTCGGCTTCCCGGCCTTTCGCGGTGGAATTTTGCACTGGGCTCAGAGTCTCGGCGGCGATCAGATCATGCGCAAGATCGAACCGTGGCGCGAGCGCGGGGCGCGTTATGAACCGCCGCAGTTGCTACTCGACTGGGCAGCTGGCAAACGCACGCTGACCGCTTGA
- a CDS encoding DUF4430 domain-containing protein, whose protein sequence is MTNSMLWRRLFLAAACVFAANLASAQEPPKDGASVEKTVRLTIDYGDGVKKEFTAIPWKEKLTVFDALQAAAKHPRGVQFKHRGKDATVLVTAIDDLTNQSGGKNWLYEVNGTLGDRSCAVFEVQPGDTLLWKFANNR, encoded by the coding sequence ATGACCAATTCCATGTTATGGCGACGACTGTTCTTGGCTGCGGCTTGTGTATTCGCCGCCAACCTGGCGAGCGCTCAAGAACCGCCCAAAGACGGCGCGAGCGTCGAAAAGACCGTTCGATTGACGATTGACTATGGCGATGGGGTAAAGAAAGAATTCACCGCCATTCCGTGGAAGGAAAAGCTGACCGTGTTTGACGCGTTACAAGCGGCGGCCAAGCATCCACGCGGCGTGCAGTTCAAGCATCGAGGAAAGGATGCCACGGTGCTGGTGACTGCCATCGACGATCTGACGAATCAGTCGGGGGGCAAGAATTGGCTGTACGAGGTCAACGGCACGCTGGGGGACCGAAGTTGCGCCGTGTTCGAGGTGCAGCCCGGCGATACGCTCTTGTGGAAGTTTGCAAATAACCGCTAA
- a CDS encoding DUF6580 family putative transport protein yields the protein MNRSLAVELLILAVLVTLGAGVRIVLGPHYPNFAPVAAISLFAGYFFSRTWVALLAPWLSMTISDAVIGGYEWQMMIVVYAMLMLPIAASYWLRQSLRIERSAGTKSIIYSVLALISGSLVSSVLFFLVTNFVWPWSDLYPHTLAGLMHSYQQALPFFRNTLYGDLFFACLLFGSYAFAVSAGWVRETSAERELVRA from the coding sequence ATGAATCGTTCTCTCGCCGTCGAACTCCTGATTTTGGCCGTGCTCGTCACGCTGGGTGCCGGTGTGCGAATCGTGCTCGGCCCGCATTATCCCAATTTTGCTCCGGTCGCTGCCATCTCGCTATTCGCTGGTTACTTTTTCAGCCGCACTTGGGTTGCCTTGCTCGCCCCCTGGCTCTCGATGACCATCAGCGACGCCGTCATCGGCGGGTACGAATGGCAAATGATGATCGTCGTCTATGCCATGCTCATGCTGCCGATCGCCGCGAGCTATTGGCTTCGTCAATCGCTGCGAATCGAACGTTCGGCTGGTACCAAGAGCATCATTTACAGTGTGCTCGCGCTCATTAGTGGCAGTTTGGTATCGTCAGTCCTGTTCTTTCTGGTGACGAACTTCGTGTGGCCCTGGTCGGACCTCTACCCGCACACTTTGGCCGGCCTAATGCACTCCTATCAACAGGCCCTGCCATTCTTCCGCAACACGCTCTATGGCGACTTGTTCTTCGCCTGTCTGCTGTTCGGCAGCTATGCGTTTGCCGTCTCGGCCGGCTGGGTGCGTGAAACATCGGCCGAACGGGAATTGGTCCGAGCGTAG